In Rhipicephalus microplus isolate Deutch F79 chromosome 7, USDA_Rmic, whole genome shotgun sequence, one genomic interval encodes:
- the LOC119180130 gene encoding uncharacterized protein LOC119180130: MPRRRSRRRRRAPATDSGLEKSYFSGSSLNYRSPCTKREGRPCGVFKDISIWNEYFWQVGLELRELSPAELSLVEVDDAFVPLELAQRKHEAAMLLHRLLVYHRCLVSVALNSSIFEYDRKLCDALPQSSSLRKLALSLPLTTSSGLLSFSATLPLQTRLQEFECRLIDLKQSMCAGLSKFLANAKSLRTLKLSAQSLSGRDGTLILEGLRRNAAIRTLSLNMTIVSALVAPSNGAFTDYLRENRTMRKLIVKSYYPDDFAALHQVLRALFRPATISELELIGFMLDEASSRLVAELIGENRSLSGLSMVDSFFYGGAGTTEYKDKCLRITPWLAALGTNGTLKKLTMELACFSLDECRSLFQAVKSNASLKNITVDSIRHEDVAGICRALREAGVRERFLFGRHHVVRSPAVTLKECKELSRVTIDSIVLCRPDQLRTALCLLPSCSHVTSLILAVWQPLFNRDVCALIAQYITATTVLKELKLTLASITSYPADRVERALMQALCANESLRQLCMTGLRFNEAEVQMLVDKLQASRTLCELTFYPDDYDSTIWLVQKLSPIVSRNYTLVRIELPRHVVLRADLFSVDDAVRRNASLVSRAAHFVAGRKLRYCAAALEQIHWNPALVAKVQALARVDENEAASRISKIAKTLPELDGFMRAAGVVKYSVVCHARDDGQKQLVDIDGDCWLHIRRYLKIDDVVD; encoded by the coding sequence ATGCCGCGTCGTCGTTCAAGGAGAAGACGGAGAGCACCCGCGACGGATTCTGGCTTGGAGAAAAGCTATTTCTCCGGCTCCAGCTTAAACTACAGAAGTCCGTGCACGAAACGCGAGGGTCGCCCGTGCGGCGTGTTCAAGGACATATCCATCTGGAACGAATACTTCTGGCAGGTGGGCCTCGAACTTAGGGAGCTTTCCCCGGCCGAACTGTCTCTCGTTGAAGTGGATGATGCATTCGTTCCCCTGGAGTTGGCGCAACGTAAGCACGAGGCTGCAATGCTTCTGCACCGTCTGCTTGTTTACCATCGCTGTCTGGTTTCCGTGGCCCTGAACAGCTCTATATTTGAATACGACCGGAAACTATGCGACGCGTTGCCACAGAGTTCCAGCCTTCGCAAGCTCGCGCTTTCCCTGCCATTGACGACCTCGAGTGGGCTGCTGAGCTTCAGCGCGACGCTGCCACTCCAGACCCGCCTGCAAGAGTTCGAGTGCCGGTTGATAGACCTGAAGCAGTCTATGTGCGCGGGCCTCTCGAAGTTCCTGGCAAACGCCAAATCACTGAGGACGCTAAAGCTCAGTGCACAATCCCTCTCGGGTAGGGACGGGACACTCATTTTGGAAGGACTGAGGCGGAACGCGGCGATTAGGACGCTCTCGCTCAACATGACTATAGTGAGCGCGTTGGTGGCTCCAAGCAACGGCGCGTTCACCGACTACCTGAGAGAGAACCGGACGATGCGCAAGCTGATCGTGAAGTCGTACTACCCGGACGACTTCGCCGCTCTGCATCAGGTCCTCCGCGCACTGTTCCGCCCGGCCACCATCTCCGAGCTCGAGCTCATTGGCTTTATGTTGGACGAGGCTAGCAGCCGCCTCGTCGCCGAGCTAATCGGCGAAAACCGGTCGCTGAGTGGCCTAAGCATGGTGGACTCCTTCTTTTACGGAGGCGCAGGAACGACCGAATACAAAGACAAGTGCCTCAGGATCACTCCCTGGCTAGCAGCCCTCGGCACGAACGGGACGCTGAAGAAGCTGACCATGGAGTTGGCATGCTTCAGTCTGGACGAATGCAGGTCTCTCTTCCAGGCGGTGAAGTCGAACGCATCTCTGAAGAACATCACCGTGGACAGCATCCGGCACGAGGACGTGGCCGGGATATGTCGGGCCCTACGGGAGGCAGGGGTGCGGGAACGCTTCCTCTTCGGCAGGCATCACGTCGTCAGGAGCCCCGCCGTGACGCTGAAAGAGTGCAAGGAGCTGTCCCGGGTCACCATCGATTCGATCGTGCTCTGCCGTCCCGACCAGCTGCGCACAGCCTTGTGCCTGTTGCCTTCGTGCAGCCACGTGACCTCTCTGATCCTCGCCGTGTGGCAACCGTTGTTTAACCGCGACGTATGCGCCCTGATTGCGCAGTACATTACGGCCACGACGGTGCTGAAGGAACTGAAGTTGACTTTGGCCTCTATAACCTCGTACCCCGCGGACCGCGTCGAGAGGGCGCTGATGCAAGCACTGTGTGCCAACGAGAGCTTGCGCCAGCTGTGCATGACTGGGCTCCGCTTCAACGAGGCCGAGGTTCAGATGCTGGTGGACAAGTTGCAGGCAAGTCGGACGCTCTGCGAGCTGACCTTCTACCCGGACGACTACGACTCGACCATCTGGCTGGTGCAAAAGCTGTCGCCGATCGTCTCGAGGAACTACACGCTCGTCCGCATAGAGCTGCCCAGGCATGTGGTGTTGCGCGCCGACTTGTTCAGTGTCGACGACGCCGTGCGACGCAACGCGTCGCTGGTGTCGCGAGCGGCGCACTTCGTGGCCGGAAGGAAGCTGAGATACTGCGCGGCCGCTCTCGAACAGATCCACTGGAACCCCGCGTTGGTGGCCAAAGTGCAGGCGCTCGCACGCGTCGACGAAAACGAGGCCGCGTCGCGAATCAGCAAGATCGCCAAGACTTTGCCCGAGTTGGACGGCTTCATGCGCGCAGCGGGTGTGGTCAAGTACAGTGTGGTCTGCCACGCGCGCGACGACGGTCAGAAGCAGTTGGTGGACATTGATGGCGACTGCTGGCTTCACATTCGGCGCTACCTCAAGATAGACGACGTCGTGGATTGA
- the LOC119180265 gene encoding uncharacterized protein LOC119180265, whose amino-acid sequence MPKRKREFMLDIWGGPRKKASVLSANLRLAKSFFSGSSINYRTRCTSGEDRLCDIFKDLNLWNEFFWQVGLELRELTPGQLSLVEMHGAYVPLEMPEQKHEAATLLHRLLTLHRCIVSVDLNGYIFKGHHQLICDALRKSPSIRKLKLCLLTMNTYASQSFSAALPHLKRLRELECRQVHFDRTFLDGLAEFLASTESLTTLTMSHLHIEREDAVVILQGLKRNSTITTLSLNTCILSPVSSRCGFMFADYLRENQTLLTLSVTSRYLKNVIELRLIIRALFHNRTLSELNLIRFSLDNENIQLITRLLGQNKTLRRFHMVGCVWYERAPQCCINSSMQHMENFGNVSSRIRPWLVALTENKTLDELTLDLSCFNSDECRSFFKALASNATLKKITVERLRRKDVAEICRALRETGMRERFFLGIHHVIQDPVATLTECKELSCISVDSTILHDFDPLHTTLCLLPSCSHVTSLCLRVSQELFNNRVSSLIAQYITGTTVLRELELTFFFDSGNWNAVDRPERALVRALSINKSIRRLFIGGLCFDETETGMLADMLQHSRTLCDLSFYPDDYKSAVLLVRKLSPTFSTNYTLLSMRLSKRRELGADWFTVADVVRRNFALVTRAAHFVAGSRRKYCAAAAELVHFNPALVTKVQELTSVDEGEAILRIKNSLKSFSELDEFMRMAGVVKESVSCHRRDDGQTQLVDLGRDCWLCIRQYLKVGDILDSQ is encoded by the coding sequence ATGCCCAAGCGTAAGCGCGAGTTTATGCTGGACATATGGGGAGGTCCTCGGAAAAAGGCGAGCGTCCTTTCTGCCAACTTGCGTTTGGCCAAGAGCTTTTTCTCCGGCTCGAGTATCAACTACCGGACCCGGTGCACAAGCGGCGAGGATCGCCTCTGCGACATCTTCAAAGACCTGAACCTGTGGAACGAGTTCTTCTGGCAAGTGGGCCTCGAACTGAGGGAGCTCACGCCGGGTCAGCTGTCCCTGGTTGAAATGCACGGCGCCTACGTTCCCCTGGAGATGCCGGAGCAGAAGCACGAGGCTGCCACTCTGTTGCATCGCTTGCTCACGCTTCACCGCTGCATCGTTTCGGTGGACTTGAACGGTTACATATTCAAGGGCCATCACCAACTCATATGCGATGCGCTGCGGAAGAGCCCCAGCATTAGGAAGCTCAAGCTGTGCCTACTGACCATGAACACGTACGCCTCGCAGAGCTTCTCAGCCGCGCTGCCGCACCTTAAACGCCTCCGTGAGCTGGAATGCCGACAGGTGCACTTCGACCGCACCTTCCTAGACGGCCTCGCCGAGTTTCTGGCGAGCACCGAGTCCCTCACGACTCTTACCATGAGTCACCTGCACATCGAGCGCGAAGACGCGGTGGTCATCCTCCAGGGACTCAAGCGAAACAGTACCATCACAACGCTGTCCCTCAACACCTGCATACTGAGCCCGGTCTCATCCCGGTGCGGCTTCATGTTCGCAGACTACCTGCGCGAGAACCAAACGCTGCTCAcgctgagcgtgacgtcacgaTACCTGAAGAACGTCATCGAGCTAAGGCTCATCATTCGGGCGCTCTTTCACAATCGGACCCTCTCCGAGCTCAACCTGATCCGCTTTTCCCTTGACAACGAGAACATCCAGCTCATTACCAGGTTACTAGGCCAGAACAAGACGCTCAGGAGGTTCCACATGGTAGGCTGTGTCTGGTATGAGCGTGCCCCACAGTGCTGCATCAACTCGAGTATGCAGCACATGGAGAACTTCGGCAACGTCTCCAGCCGAATTCGTCCCTGGCTGGTGGCCCTAACTGAGAACAAGACGCTCGATGAGCTCACATTGGACCTGTCCTGCTTCAATTCGGACGAGTGCCGGTCCTTCTTCAAGGCGCTCGCCTCCAATGCCACCCTGAAGAAGATCACCGTCGAGCGTCTCCGGCGCAAGGACGTGGCAGAGATATGTCGGGCCCTCCGGGAGACTGGCATGCGAGAGCGATTTTTTCTTGGTATCCATCATGTCATACAGGACCCTGTGGCAACACTCACAGAGTGCAAGGAGTTGTCTTGTATTAGCGTTGACTCGACCATCTTGCACGACTTCGATCCACTGCACACCACGCTGTGCCTGCTTCCCTCGTGCAGTCATGTCACCTCGCTCTGTCTGAGGGTGAGCCAGGAGCTGTTCAACAACCGGGTGAGCTCCCTGATCGCGCAGTACATCACGGGCACTACCGTGCTCCGCGAGCTGGAGCTGACCTTCTTCTTCGACTCTGGGAACTGGAACGCCGTTGACCGCCCTGAGCGGGCGCTGGTGCGGGCACTGTCTATTAACAAGAGCATACGCAGGCTGTTCATTGGGGGTCTATGCTTTGACGAGACTGAGACTGGCATGCTAGCTGACATGCTCCAGCACAGCCGGACACTCTGTGATCTTTCCTTCTACCCGGACGACTACAAGTCGGCTGTCCTGCTTGTGCGGAAGCTGTCACCCACCTTCTCCACAAACTATACACTCCTTAGCATGCGCCTGAGCAAGCGTCGCGAGCTTGGTGCCGACTGGTTCACTGTcgcggatgtggtgcggcgcaaCTTTGCGCTAGTGACGCGTGCGGCCCACTTTGTCGCAGGGTCAAGGCGCAAGTACTGTGCTGCAGCTGCTGAGCTGGTGCACTTCAACCCCGCACTGGTGACGAAAGTGCAGGAGCTCACATCCGTTGACGAAGGTGAGGCCATTTTGCGGATCAAGAACAGCCTCAAGAGCTTTTCCGAGCTGGACGAGTTCATGCGCATGGCCGGGGTGGTGAAGGAAAGCGTGTCTTGCCACAGGCGCGATGATGGTCAGACGCAGTTAGTCGACCTTGGTCGGGACTGCTGGCTGTGCATACGGCAGTACCTCAAGGTGGGGGACATCCTGGATTCGCAGTAG